In the Naumovozyma dairenensis CBS 421 chromosome 4, complete genome genome, one interval contains:
- the VAM6 gene encoding Vam6p (similar to Saccharomyces cerevisiae VAM6 (YDL077C); ancestral locus Anc_4.274) — protein sequence MLRARKLDSFQSPGINAILPITESEKLIISKKNGEIEVYIREDSKYRLFQTFPNFLANTISTNDKQIENLYYSERLATIFVHCNSTLLLLNSTNLQLYDRIHDKRGIKKCWLLESYPIPMQKKHASQKKQEEDHNDDDDEAPCKVMTFLLYVTTKSNRIRLLIWDERHYQKMVEIGLPSSKETLLSAEILDLKTIVLATNKGIYTWSYYDERPILERIDKIVRRKYPKGIVPALKMLEQSCKKFDKTDSLPSQDNDEYDTKSISRLSRKSSISTFWNTTALSRHPAFRTDMKYIFKPNIDHPPVIIDWKSGYLFNISIEKKVPELLLISNNVQFFEWNSQFPNIQYLSSDILIMNNSKTLRFVDYRHGFTFLEAMIEKGIKKVVNLWGIHFLVWTNDDEICFYKYQVDDGPIREEHSRTLESVTTSADQLKEETESICSTNHNSSFNQLWHKVIFYKYFLNSPSSLELCESNDPEQSLDICAMKLRDYTVIWCLSIVEKLRMHISVLKRNGFNWESDPDIRYLQNYILKGIFETFTDFWAPPQLVILKTFPYKVARLVEDITGQIHSCFPTKTDDTTFEIPPTSLRNWCVPYLIDMRRHIKNLIGKDNKSQEIIWHCYDRSIKQTLEFFLVDKHDGNIDTNTMLKLLDMVLFEIYFDYAPNMVGPFISVPNMCDFSIVFDKLKSRHMFQELIDFSYLRGEHDKALEFLTNLENEIEFSSKIPNLNEKIKALVTFYLKKLPNEYLETIFKYTNWLLEHNKNDSHDLLLLIFLNDSITRDASKVYEYINDKDKELSLQYLEFTVGTLKSNDPMAHMTLIERYLENLNEPTTRNKLQGMLEKTSVYEPRSVLELLDDKIKFDSSSRNDNSVFKDDDDLKFVKFLKTYSFQRLNQHEESIDLLFTELSEYKLAAGYCSRVYEHSSDDGKTILLYLFKKITAIKEIEKMQSFLIQFLEEFSCKLDVIFLYRSIPSSCNMKSIGDILLRSIKSLSIKKDEKRMLKNLLHVELINITNELWTNYSQYGVLNDSYKCSVCRRNFSTLNTDTVCWFTIHGKNVYTHSSCAKTLQKDTGY from the coding sequence ATGCTTAGAGCAAGAAAACTTGATTCGTTTCAATCACCTGGAATCAATGCAATCTTACCGATCACGgaatctgaaaaattaattatatctAAGAAAAATGGTGAAATAGAAGTATATATCCGCGAAGATTCCAAGTATAGATTATTTCAAACGTTTCCAAATTTTCTAGCAAATACAATATCCACTAATgataaacaaattgaaaaccTTTATTATTCGGAACGATTAGCAACCATATTTGTACATTGTAATTCTACCTTACTGCTTCTTAATTCTACAAATTTACAATTATATGATCGAATACATGATAAGAGAGGAATTAAAAAATGTTGGCTATTAGAATCTTATCCAATTCCAATGCAAAAAAAGCATGCTAGtcaaaaaaaacaagaagaagatcataatgatgacgatgatgagGCTCCTTGTAAGGTAATGACATTCTTATTATATGTTACTACAAAATCTAATAGAATAAGATTACTGATATGGGATGAACGACATTACCAAAAAATGGTAGAAATTGGTTTACCCAGTTCGAAAGAAACTTTACTATCAGCAGAAATTcttgatttgaaaacaattGTATTGGCAACAAATAAGGGAATTTATACATGGTCATATTATGATGAGAGACCAATTCTAGAACgaattgataaaattgtAAGGAGAAAATATCCCAAAGGTATAGTACCTGCTCTTAAAATGCTGGAACAATCATGTAAGAAATTCGATAAGACAGATTCCTTACCTTCGcaagataatgatgaatatgataCGAAATCGATCAGTCGACTTTCCCGAAAATCTAGCATATCTACTTTTTGGAATACAACAGCACTAAGCCGACATCCTGCTTTTAGAACAgatatgaaatatattttcaaaccAAACATAGATCATCCTcctgttattattgattgGAAATCAGGgtatttattcaatataagtatagaaaaaaaggtTCCGGAATTACTCCTTATCTCTAATAATGttcaattctttgaatgGAATTCACAATTCccaaatattcaatatttatcttctgatattttaattatgAACAACTCCAAAACACTCCGATTTGTTGATTATAGACATGGGTTTACATTTTTGGAAGCAATGATCGAAAAGGGTATTAAAAAGGTAGTGAATTTATGGGGTATTCATTTCCTAGTCTGgacaaatgatgatgaaatttgCTTCTACAAATATCAAGTAGATGATGGACCTATTCGTGAGGAGCATTCAAGAACCCTCGAATCTGTTACCACATCTGCTGAtcaattaaaagaagagaCTGAATCGATCTGTAGTACAAATCATAATTCTAGTTTTAATCAACTTTGGCACAAGGtgattttttataaatacTTTCTAAACTCcccttcttctttggaatTATGCGAATCAAACGATCCAGAACAATCCCTAGATATATGTGCTATGAAATTAAGAGATTATACAGTAATCTGGTGTTTATCAATAGTTGAAAAACTACGAATGCATATTTCAGttttaaaaagaaatgggTTCAACTGGGAAAGTGATCCAGATATTCgatatttacaaaattacATCCTAAAAGGTATATTTGAAACGTTTACTGATTTTTGGGCACCACCCCAATTagtaattttgaaaacttttcCCTATAAAGTTGCTAGGTTAGTAGAAGATATAACTGGTCAAATACATAGTTGTTTCCCTACAAAAACAGATGATACCACATTCGAAATACCACCAACTAGTTTAAGAAATTGGTGTGTACCGTATTTGATTGATATGAGGCGACATATCAAAAACTTAATCGGTAAAGATAATAAGTcacaagaaataatatgGCATTGTTATGATAGAAGTATTAAACAAACTCTGGAGTTTTTCTTAGTGGATAAACACGATGGAAATATTGATACAAACACCATGTTAAAATTATTGGATAtggtattatttgaaatatatttcgATTATGCTCCTAATATGGTTGGACCTTTCATTAGTGTCCCCAATATGTGTGATTTTTCTATTGTTTTcgataaattgaaaagtcGACATATGTTTCAAGAATTAATAGATTTTTCGTACTTAAGGGGAGAACATGATAAGGCTCTAGAGTTTCTCACTAATTTAGAAAACGAAATTGAATTTAGTTCAAAAATACctaatttgaatgaaaaaatcaaagcATTAGTAACTTTTTATCTGAAGAAACTTCCTAATGAATATCTCGaaacaattttcaaatatactAATTGGCTTCTAGAACACAATAAAAATGACAGTCATGATCTACTCTTATTGATTTTCCTGAATGATAGTATTACTAGGGATGCGTCTAAAGTATACGAATAcataaatgataaagataaagaactatctttacaatatttggaatttaCTGTGGGAACCTTAAAAAGTAATGATCCAATGGCTCATATGACTTTAATTGAGAGATATTTGGAGAACTTAAATGAACCCACCacaagaaataaattacaagGGATGCTAGAGAAAACGTCTGTATACGAACCTAGGTCAGTTCTTGAATTATTGGATGATAAGATTAAGTTTGATTCTAGTTCTAGGAACGACAATAGTGTATtcaaagatgatgatgacttGAAATTTGTTAAATTTCTAAAGACGTATTCTTTCCAACGATTGAATCAACACGAAGAATCTATTGATCTTCTTTTCACTGAACTGTCAGAGTATAAGTTAGCTGCCGGATATTGTAGTAGGGTCTATGAACATTCTTCAGATGATGGTAAGACTATTTTGTTGTATCTTTTCAAGAAGATAACCgctattaaagaaatagaaaaaatgcAGTCATTCCTTATCCAATTCCTAGAAGAATTCAGTTGCAAATTGGATGTTATTTTTCTGTATAGATCAATCCCGTCGTCATGTAATATGAAAAGTATTGGTGATATTTTACTAAGatcaataaaatcattGTCAATCAAAAAGGATGAAAAACGTATGCTCAAGAATTTATTGCATGTGGAACTTATTAATATCACCAATGAATTATGGACAAACTATTCTCAGTATGGTGTTCTGAATGATTCTTATAAATGTTCAGTTTGtagaagaaatttttcaacacTTAATACGGATACTGTTTGTTGGTTTACAATCCATGGTAAGAACGTATATACCCATTCTAGTTGCGCCAAAACGTTACAAAAAGACACGGGATATTGA
- the PRS1 gene encoding ribose phosphate diphosphokinase subunit PRS1 (similar to Saccharomyces cerevisiae PRS1 (YKL181W); ancestral locus Anc_4.278), giving the protein MRKCKIFVGNSHPELGKLVCERLGIEPAPCTLKKFANGETSVQIGVSVRDEDVYVIQSGSPTINDHIMELLILVSACRGGSARKITAVIPQFPYSKQCKMKKHRGAITARMLANLLVMAGADHVVSMDLHASQMQGFFTKPVDNLYGGPSLAKWIRENVEDYEDAVVVSKNPGGTKRVTALADALKINFAMIHTDRRRAKDIYSQNRDLQQLRLRKQSMLRKNKPIIRQGDDPNEEENIILTNGIQTARIRNGHVIGDDEEDETENNKNDDNDTALESDSDDAPSIVASDSYALGGTYDAVDSEDEKEIEELQKEQLITLVGNVRDRSAIILDDMVDSPRSFISAAEHMAQNCGAKKVYVVATHGIFTGDCLQELEKCEYIHKIIVTNTYPIPQESLNSKKLVVIDVSPIFAECIRRDHYGESISVLFDSLATI; this is encoded by the coding sequence ATGCGTAAATGCAAAATCTTCGTCGGTAACTCCCATCCTGAATTAGGTAAACTAGTCTGTGAAAGACTAGGTATTGAACCAGCACCATGTACCTTAAAGAAATTCGCCAACGGTGAAACTTCAGTCCAAATAGGTGTATCAGTAAGAGACGAAGATGTCTATGTCATTCAATCTGGCTCACCCACCATCAATGATCACATCATGGAATTATTAATCCTTGTCTCTGCTTGTAGAGGTGGATCCGCTAGGAAAATTACAGCTGTCATACCACAATTCCCTTACTCAAAACAATGTAAGATGAAAAAACATAGAGGTGCCATCACTGCGAGAATGTTGGCTAATTTATTAGTCATGGCGGGGGCTGACCATGTAGTTTCCATGGATTTACATGCTTCTCAAATGCAAGGATTCTTCACTAAACCAGTGGATAATCTTTATGGTGGTCCAAGTTTGGCAAAATGGATTAGAGAAAATGTGGAAGATTATGAAGATGCAGTGgttgtttcaaaaaatcCAGGTGGGACTAAAAGAGTTACTGCATTGGCTGATGCTTTGAAGATTAATTTCGCTATGATTCATACTGATCGTCGTCGTGCTAAGGATATTTATTCTCAAAATAGAGATTTACAACAATTGAGATTAAGGAAACAATCTATGTtgaggaaaaataaaccaaTTATAAGACAAGGAGACGATCCTAATGAAGaggaaaatatcattttgaCTAATGGAATTCAAACTGCAAGAATCCGTAATGGTCATGTCAttggtgatgatgaggaagatgaaactgagaataataagaatgatgACAATGATACAGCTTTGGAATCTGATAGTGATGACGCTCCCTCTATTGTCGCTAGTGATTCTTATGCGTTAGGTGGTACTTATGATGCCGTTGAttctgaagatgaaaaggaaattgaagaattacaaaaagaaCAATTGATTACTTTGGTAGGTAACGTTCGTGATCGTTCTGCCATTATTTTAGATGATATGGTAGATAGTCCTCGTTCATTCATTAGTGCCGCTGAACATATGGCTCAAAATTGTGGTGCTAAGAAAGTTTATGTCGTAGCTACGCATGGTATATTTACAGGTGATTGTTtacaagaattagaaaaatgtgaatatattcataaaaTTATCGTCACTAATACGTATCCAATCCCTCAAGAAAGTTTGAATTCTAAAAAATTGGTCGTCATTGATGTATCTCCAATTTTTGCTGAATGTATTCGTCGTGATCATTACGGTGAAAGTATTTCTGTCTTATTCGATTCATTAGCAACCatttaa
- the RXT3 gene encoding Rxt3p (similar to Saccharomyces cerevisiae RXT3 (YDL076C); ancestral locus Anc_4.271) → MTSATIPHDPNEIYRQTQSRIYSLQETILDSTKDVRGNHDSTGKAANMLDDHLKFDALMAEKTLKKTNEYYTNSIIPLLKLNEEIYKNKVLSNIGTLQYHPTKTGKFSRSRHNTDEKLLLEPPSLLYYNQVYERNMPPPFLPALGLNHIHSLLTVHVLYEQLYDLFNESTSPRVNNNEIWGSDIYTDDSDPLLALKHCGFSIPNNKNKDRSYKHPSSGSNNEFRRTPANLENPDNVKGESYISTSKKFDLDITILYLQPLRYYPPMYRNGIWSRSWGEMSQFALEMDDEYCAPHDGLSFGIYELVIKPRDG, encoded by the coding sequence ATGACATCAGCAACCATTCCTCATGATCCTAACGAAATTTACAGACAAACACAATCACGCATATACAGCTTACAAGAAACAATTTTAGACTCCACAAAAGATGTCAGAGGAAACCATGATTCAACAGGAAAAGCCGCGAATATGCTCGATGACCATTTGAAATTCGATGCTTTAATGGCTGAAAAGACTCTAAAGAAGacaaatgaatattatacaaattcaataattccacttttaaaattaaatgaagaaatatataaaaataaagtacTATCAAATATTGGGACTTTGCAATATCATCCAACAAAAACAGGAAAATTCTCTCGATCAAGACATAATACTGATGAGAAGCTATTATTAGAACCTCCCTCTTTATTGTATTATAATCAAGTTTATGAACGGAATATGCCACCACCTTTCCTTCCAGCATTAGGTCTAAATCATATACATTCGTTACTTACAGTACATGTATTGTATGAACAACTATATGACCTTTTTAATGAATCTACTTCACCTCgagtaaataataatgaaatttggGGGAGCGATATATATACAGATGATTCAGATCCACTTCTAGCATTGAAACATTGTGGATTTTCTATTCctaacaataaaaataaagatagGAGTTATAAACATCCAAGTTCAGGTTCAAATAACGAATTTAGAAGAACTCCAGCCAATTTAGAGAATCCAGATAATGTTAAAGGTGAAAGTTATATTTCAACAAGTAAGAAATTCGATTTAGATATAACGATACTATATTTGCAACCTTTACGCTATTATCCACCGATGTATAGAAACGGTATATGGTCCAGAAGTTGGGGGGAAATGTCACAATTTGCTCTTGAAATGGATGATGAATATTGTGCTCCTCATGATGGGCTATCTTTTGGTATCTATGAACTCGTTATTAAACCAAGAGACGGATGA
- the RPL31A gene encoding 60S ribosomal protein eL31 (similar to Saccharomyces cerevisiae RPL31A (YDL075W) and RPL31B (YLR406C); ancestral locus Anc_4.270), which yields MGTDDVRLAPELNQAIWKKGIKGVEYRMRLRISRKRNEEEDAKNPLFSYVEPVFVASAKGLQTVVVEEDA from the coding sequence ATGGGTACTGATGATGTCCGTTTAGCTCCAGAATTAAACCAAGCCATCTGGAAGAAAGGTATCAAAGGTGTTGAATACAGAATGAGATTAAGAATCTCTAGAAAGagaaatgaagaagaagatgctAAGAACCCATTGTTTTCTTACGTCGAACCAGTCTTCGTTGCCTCTGCTAAGGGTTTACAAACTGTTGTCGTTGAAGAAGATGcttaa